In Thioalkalivibrio paradoxus ARh 1, the following are encoded in one genomic region:
- a CDS encoding response regulator, with amino-acid sequence MNIGVVVADARPIVLEGLNALVSSQPDMRVVARCERGSEALKAIREHRPDIAILDLALPEENGLALLRALREQALPTRCVLFADALNDEQAVEATRLQVEGIVLKDMPTRLLLQCIRKVHDGGRWLETQSMTRVVDRLQRQEAQRSDLLGRLSPRELDVTRHVVAGLNNKDIAEELSLSVGTIKIHLHNIYEKLGIRSRLQLAAYAREKGFG; translated from the coding sequence ATGAACATCGGCGTGGTGGTGGCGGATGCCCGGCCCATCGTGCTGGAAGGGCTGAACGCCCTGGTTTCCTCGCAGCCGGACATGCGGGTCGTTGCGCGCTGCGAGCGGGGAAGCGAGGCCCTGAAGGCGATCCGGGAACATCGTCCCGATATCGCGATCCTTGATCTGGCGCTGCCCGAGGAAAACGGCCTGGCCTTGCTGCGCGCCCTCCGGGAGCAGGCGCTGCCCACGCGCTGCGTGCTGTTTGCGGACGCGCTGAACGACGAGCAGGCGGTAGAGGCCACGCGCCTGCAAGTCGAGGGAATCGTGCTGAAGGACATGCCGACCCGCCTGTTGCTGCAGTGCATCCGCAAGGTTCACGACGGCGGCCGCTGGCTGGAAACACAGTCGATGACCCGCGTCGTGGACCGGCTGCAGCGCCAGGAGGCGCAGCGCAGCGACCTGCTCGGCCGCTTGTCCCCGCGCGAACTCGATGTGACCCGCCACGTGGTCGCCGGACTCAACAACAAGGACATCGCCGAAGAGCTGTCACTGAGTGTCGGCACGATCAAGATCCATCTGCACAACATCTACGAAAAGCTTGGGATCCGATCCCGGCTCCAGCTTGCCGCCTACGCCCGAGAAAAGGGCTTCGGCTGA
- a CDS encoding ArsR/SmtB family transcription factor produces MKDLFTGLITSKTRIRILMRLFLNPEGNAYLRELAEEFAVSPSQVKDELSQLSEAGLLESEKQGRQIHYRANRRHPLFPELHSMVHKALGMDRIVDSVIERLGRLELAFLLDDYAEGRDTGIIDLALVGDIDPANLADLVRKTERYIGRKIRTLVLTPEEYTRMRPVLEKRPTLPLWANRDVVDRHDGVAKHDWVSFPVGREGWS; encoded by the coding sequence ATGAAGGATCTGTTCACCGGCCTGATCACCAGCAAGACACGCATCCGGATCCTGATGCGGCTGTTTCTCAATCCGGAGGGCAACGCCTACCTGCGCGAATTGGCCGAGGAGTTTGCGGTGTCGCCCAGCCAGGTGAAGGACGAGCTCAGCCAGCTGAGCGAAGCCGGGCTGCTCGAGAGCGAGAAGCAGGGCCGGCAGATCCACTACCGCGCGAACCGGCGCCACCCGCTGTTTCCGGAACTGCACTCGATGGTGCACAAGGCCCTGGGCATGGACCGGATCGTCGACAGCGTGATCGAGCGGCTGGGTAGGCTGGAACTCGCGTTTCTGCTTGACGACTATGCCGAGGGCCGCGACACGGGAATCATCGACCTGGCCTTGGTCGGCGACATCGACCCGGCCAACCTTGCCGACTTGGTGCGCAAGACCGAGCGCTACATCGGCCGGAAGATCCGAACGCTCGTCCTCACGCCGGAAGAGTACACGCGCATGCGCCCGGTGCTTGAGAAGCGGCCTACCCTGCCGTTGTGGGCCAACCGCGACGTTGTAGACCGGCACGATGGCGTTGCGAAGCACGATTGGGTTTCCTTCCCCGTCGGGCGAGAGGGTTGGAGCTAG
- the gpmI gene encoding 2,3-bisphosphoglycerate-independent phosphoglycerate mutase yields the protein MADPRPTPRRPVILIIMDGVGVNPSKVNNAFAEARTPRLDEYLSTNSHTTLDASGRAVGLPAGQMGNSEVGHLTLGAGSIVRQDLVRIDDAISDGSFFDNDSLLSAANAARSKNQPLHLIGLVSDGGVHSHIRHLLALVEICRQQEVEPIVHMITDGRDTPPRSALSYLPELEKRLDEAGGRIASVCGRYYAMDRDKRWDRTERAFRAIAFGEGEPAESARAAIEAAYDAGETDEFIKPRIIGEPMPLDTDAVCVLFNFRNDRPRQLTAALGMDSCTGFDRGDFHPVSTTCLTEYEPRFLSPIAFPPERPGTTLAGTIANAGIPQFHCAETEKYAHVTFFFNGGREEPNAGEDRVMVPSPSVDTYDQQPEMSAREVADETIAAMASGRYGFVLVNFANGDMVGHTAMREPLIQAVETLDSEVGRVLDAAREYEYSVIVTADHGNCDEYVDPVTGEPHTQHTIYPVMCMLLDSRRWRLTTGGGLSDVAPTVLALMGVPQPKAMTGRSLLLDEVPEDA from the coding sequence ATGGCTGACCCCCGTCCCACTCCCCGGCGCCCGGTGATCCTGATCATCATGGACGGTGTCGGCGTGAACCCGAGCAAGGTGAACAACGCCTTCGCGGAGGCCCGGACCCCGCGGCTGGACGAGTACCTGTCCACGAACTCCCACACGACGCTCGACGCCTCGGGGCGCGCGGTCGGCCTGCCGGCCGGGCAAATGGGCAATTCCGAGGTCGGACACCTGACGCTCGGCGCGGGCAGCATCGTGCGCCAGGACCTGGTGCGAATCGACGATGCCATCAGCGACGGCAGCTTCTTCGACAACGATTCGTTGCTGAGCGCGGCGAATGCGGCGCGGTCCAAGAATCAGCCGCTACATCTGATCGGACTGGTCTCGGACGGCGGCGTGCACAGCCACATTCGCCATCTGCTGGCGCTGGTCGAGATCTGCCGCCAGCAGGAGGTCGAGCCGATCGTGCACATGATCACCGACGGCCGCGATACCCCGCCGCGCTCGGCACTGAGCTACCTGCCGGAATTGGAGAAGCGCCTGGACGAGGCCGGCGGCCGTATCGCGAGCGTCTGCGGGCGCTACTACGCAATGGACCGCGACAAGCGCTGGGATCGCACCGAGCGCGCGTTTCGCGCGATCGCGTTCGGCGAGGGCGAACCCGCCGAGAGCGCGCGGGCGGCGATCGAGGCCGCCTACGATGCCGGCGAGACCGACGAATTCATCAAACCCCGGATTATCGGCGAACCGATGCCGCTCGATACCGATGCGGTCTGCGTGCTGTTCAACTTCCGCAACGACCGGCCGCGGCAGCTGACCGCAGCGCTGGGCATGGACAGCTGCACCGGCTTCGACCGGGGCGACTTCCATCCGGTCTCCACGACCTGCCTCACCGAGTACGAGCCGCGGTTCCTGTCGCCGATCGCGTTTCCGCCGGAGCGGCCTGGCACCACGCTGGCCGGCACCATCGCGAACGCCGGGATCCCGCAGTTCCATTGTGCGGAAACCGAGAAATACGCCCATGTGACGTTCTTCTTCAATGGCGGGCGCGAGGAGCCGAATGCCGGTGAGGACCGCGTAATGGTGCCGTCGCCGTCGGTGGACACCTACGACCAGCAGCCGGAGATGAGTGCGCGTGAGGTCGCCGACGAGACGATCGCGGCGATGGCCAGCGGCCGCTACGGCTTCGTGCTGGTGAACTTCGCGAACGGCGACATGGTCGGCCATACCGCGATGCGGGAACCGCTGATCCAGGCGGTCGAAACGCTGGACAGCGAGGTCGGCCGCGTGCTGGACGCGGCGCGGGAATACGAGTACTCGGTGATCGTGACCGCCGACCACGGCAACTGCGACGAATATGTCGACCCGGTCACCGGTGAGCCGCACACCCAGCACACGATCTACCCGGTGATGTGCATGCTGCTCGACAGCAGGCGCTGGCGGCTAACCACCGGTGGTGGGCTTTCCGACGTGGCACCGACCGTGCTCGCGCTGATGGGCGTGCCGCAGCCCAAGGCGATGACGGGTCGGAGCCTGCTGCTGGATGAGGTTCCGGAAGACGCCTGA
- a CDS encoding ABC transporter ATP-binding protein: MNDTVRQLWEILTPKARRRFFIVLLLVLAMTALETVGVVSIMPFLAVLGNPDLVTQQPQLAALYEWLGFETPVQFVVALGAASAAVVVIGSLFKSVTMHVLFRFAHLQRHEISTRLLQTYLQQPYAWFLGRNSADLSKRMLSEVDQLGKDLLLPVIQMIAHGMVILAMVLLLIVYDPLMALLAAGVVGSLYFIIYRIVRVRLGRIGRERREANTERFQAASEALGGIKAITLTGKVQTYLDRFRHPSRTYSRHLAANDTLGQVPLYLVEATGYAGLVALVLVLAWRGDNLGQILPVIGLYGFAAYRMLPAAQIVYRGFARLRFGAAALEHIHRDLHLPTRTHAPAPKPWIPQQHIRLAGVTYAYPASEHRPVLRNIDLEIPVNHTIGIIGATGSGKSTLLDIILGLLEPTRGQVRIDDQPLTPENLPAWHRAIGYVPQEIYLLDHTVAANIALGLRPEEIDRAALEAAARAAQIHDFIVNELPQGYESTVGERGIRLSGGQRQRIGIARALYHNPPVLILDEATSSLDVETEKEVQAAIDALQGRKTILIVAHRMSAVERCDRIVQLHDCRIHSIQRFQIHEKPSLPLG; this comes from the coding sequence ATGAACGACACGGTGAGGCAGCTCTGGGAAATTCTCACGCCGAAAGCGCGCCGGCGCTTTTTCATCGTGCTGCTGCTGGTGCTGGCGATGACCGCGCTGGAAACTGTCGGGGTCGTCTCCATCATGCCGTTTCTGGCGGTCTTGGGGAACCCGGACCTGGTCACCCAGCAACCCCAGCTCGCGGCGCTTTACGAGTGGCTGGGCTTCGAAACGCCTGTGCAGTTCGTGGTGGCGCTTGGGGCCGCGTCCGCCGCCGTGGTGGTCATCGGCTCGCTGTTCAAATCCGTCACGATGCACGTCCTGTTCCGGTTTGCGCACTTGCAGCGCCATGAAATCAGTACGCGGCTGCTGCAAACCTACCTGCAACAGCCCTACGCCTGGTTCCTGGGCAGAAACAGCGCCGATCTATCCAAGCGCATGTTGTCCGAGGTGGACCAGCTCGGGAAGGACCTGCTGCTCCCCGTGATCCAGATGATCGCCCACGGCATGGTCATCCTGGCCATGGTGTTGTTGCTGATCGTCTACGACCCGCTGATGGCCCTGCTGGCCGCCGGGGTCGTCGGGAGCCTCTACTTCATCATTTACCGAATCGTGCGCGTCCGGCTCGGCCGCATCGGCAGGGAACGCCGCGAAGCCAACACCGAACGCTTCCAGGCCGCCTCGGAAGCCCTGGGAGGCATCAAGGCGATTACGCTCACCGGCAAGGTGCAAACCTATCTGGACCGCTTCCGCCATCCGTCGCGGACCTACTCCCGGCATCTGGCCGCGAACGACACGTTGGGGCAGGTGCCGCTCTACCTGGTGGAAGCCACCGGCTACGCCGGGCTGGTGGCGCTGGTGTTGGTACTGGCCTGGCGGGGCGACAACCTGGGTCAGATTCTGCCGGTGATCGGCCTGTACGGATTTGCCGCCTACCGCATGCTCCCTGCCGCCCAGATCGTCTATCGCGGCTTCGCCCGGCTGCGCTTCGGCGCCGCCGCACTCGAACACATCCACCGGGACCTGCACCTGCCAACTCGCACACACGCCCCGGCGCCGAAGCCCTGGATACCCCAACAGCATATCCGCCTCGCGGGAGTCACCTACGCCTACCCGGCCAGCGAGCATCGCCCGGTGCTCAGGAACATCGACCTCGAGATTCCTGTCAACCACACCATCGGCATCATTGGTGCAACCGGCTCGGGCAAGTCCACGTTGCTCGACATCATCCTCGGCCTGCTGGAGCCGACGCGAGGCCAGGTCCGCATCGACGACCAACCCTTGACCCCGGAGAATCTGCCTGCCTGGCACCGGGCCATCGGCTATGTCCCGCAGGAGATCTACCTGCTCGACCATACCGTGGCCGCCAACATCGCGCTGGGCCTGCGGCCGGAGGAAATCGACCGGGCTGCACTGGAGGCGGCCGCCAGGGCAGCGCAGATCCACGATTTCATCGTCAACGAGCTGCCCCAGGGCTACGAATCCACCGTCGGCGAGCGGGGCATCCGGCTATCCGGCGGCCAACGCCAGCGCATCGGGATTGCCCGTGCCCTGTACCATAACCCGCCGGTGCTGATTCTCGACGAGGCCACCAGTTCGCTGGATGTCGAGACCGAGAAGGAAGTCCAGGCGGCCATCGATGCGCTGCAGGGGCGGAAAACCATCCTGATCGTCGCGCATCGCATGAGCGCGGTCGAGCGGTGTGACCGCATCGTGCAACTGCATGATTGCCGCATCCACTCGATCCAGAGGTTCCAGATACATGAAAAGCCGTCTTTACCGCTGGGCTGA
- a CDS encoding ATP-binding cassette domain-containing protein, translating to MTPNSLPTSPPGSPSASESIRLENLHFRYPNADSGTLAGINLAIRRGESVGIIGPSGSGKSTLIDVILGLLEPASGRVLVDGEDIRASLPAWQRRIGYVQQDIYLLDDTIRRNIAFGVADADVDESRLSDAVRAANLEPVIECFHKGLETVIGNRGILLSGGQRQRIAIVRALYTQPGVLGLDEATSALDNETENEVVEAIDRLRGERTIMIIAHRLSTLRGCERLYRLVNGRIEPDA from the coding sequence TTGACGCCCAACTCTCTCCCCACCTCGCCCCCTGGCTCACCGAGCGCTTCGGAGAGCATCCGGCTCGAGAACCTTCATTTTCGCTATCCCAACGCTGACTCCGGCACCCTGGCCGGCATAAATCTCGCCATCCGGCGCGGCGAGTCGGTCGGCATCATTGGACCCAGCGGCTCGGGCAAGAGCACGCTGATCGACGTGATTCTCGGCCTGCTCGAACCCGCCTCGGGCCGGGTTCTGGTCGATGGCGAAGACATTCGGGCGAGTCTGCCGGCCTGGCAGCGGCGAATCGGCTACGTCCAGCAGGACATCTACCTGCTTGACGACACGATCCGCCGCAACATCGCGTTCGGCGTGGCGGACGCGGATGTCGACGAATCTCGGCTGTCGGACGCGGTGCGGGCTGCCAACCTCGAGCCCGTCATCGAGTGCTTCCACAAGGGTCTCGAGACCGTGATCGGCAACCGCGGAATCCTGCTGTCGGGCGGGCAGCGCCAGCGCATTGCCATCGTGCGCGCCTTGTACACCCAGCCCGGCGTGCTCGGGCTCGACGAAGCCACCTCGGCGCTCGACAACGAAACCGAAAACGAGGTGGTGGAGGCCATCGACCGGCTGCGCGGCGAGCGCACCATCATGATCATTGCGCACCGGCTCAGCACGCTACGCGGCTGCGAACGGTTGTACCGCCTGGTGAACGGGCGCATCGAGCCCGACGCGTGA
- a CDS encoding putative toxin-antitoxin system toxin component, PIN family, protein MDTNVLLSGLMYPTSTPGRIVAAWRNAAFELVLTRAQLTEIARVLSYPKIARVLCWDPDQSERFLKQLYLRSVMVPLPESLPAEVPADPDDSPILSSLLVARAEYLVTGDSDLLALKDRYPILAPQAFVALL, encoded by the coding sequence GTGGATACCAACGTGCTGCTGTCGGGCCTGATGTATCCCACCAGCACCCCCGGCCGGATTGTCGCTGCCTGGCGCAACGCGGCCTTCGAGCTTGTCCTGACCCGCGCGCAATTGACGGAAATCGCTCGGGTATTGAGCTACCCCAAGATCGCCCGGGTCCTGTGCTGGGATCCCGATCAATCGGAACGGTTTCTCAAGCAGCTGTACCTGAGGTCCGTGATGGTTCCACTGCCGGAATCGCTGCCGGCCGAGGTTCCGGCGGATCCAGACGACTCCCCCATTCTCTCCAGTCTCCTCGTCGCCCGCGCAGAGTATCTGGTGACGGGGGATTCCGACCTCCTCGCGCTTAAGGACCGATATCCGATCCTGGCACCCCAGGCGTTTGTGGCCCTGCTGTGA
- the galE gene encoding UDP-glucose 4-epimerase GalE: MSQQTSNPTILVTGGAGYIGSHACKALALAGYTPVAYDNLVYGHREAVRWGPLEPGDIADRKRLDAVVAQYQPEAVLHFAAYAYVGESVQDPAKYYRNNVAGTLTLLEALVHHDIRRIVFSSTCATYGVPERTPIDEDHPQQPINPYGASKLMIERMLQDFDAAYGLRSVSLRYFNAAGADPDGEIGEDHDPETHLIPLALQAALGQREALQVFGSDYPTPDGSCIRDYIHVTDLAQAHVLALDYLTRGGATTALNLGTGHGHSVLEVIAAADAVTGRAVPTVLAPRRPGDPPVLTAVADRARQVLGWQPRYTDLATILRHAWNWHRDQPHRPDPGFP, from the coding sequence ATGTCCCAGCAGACCTCCAACCCCACCATCCTCGTCACCGGCGGTGCTGGCTACATCGGCAGCCATGCCTGCAAGGCGCTGGCGCTCGCGGGATACACGCCTGTTGCCTATGACAACCTGGTCTACGGCCACCGCGAAGCCGTGCGCTGGGGCCCGCTCGAACCGGGCGATATCGCCGACCGCAAGCGCCTCGACGCCGTGGTCGCGCAGTACCAGCCCGAGGCGGTGCTGCACTTCGCCGCCTACGCCTACGTCGGCGAATCGGTGCAGGATCCGGCCAAGTACTACCGCAACAACGTCGCCGGCACGCTCACGCTGCTCGAGGCGCTGGTGCACCACGATATCCGGCGGATCGTGTTCTCGAGCACCTGCGCCACCTACGGCGTTCCCGAGCGGACGCCGATCGACGAGGATCACCCGCAGCAGCCGATCAACCCGTACGGCGCTTCCAAACTGATGATCGAGCGCATGTTGCAGGATTTCGACGCCGCCTACGGCCTGCGCTCGGTCTCGCTGCGCTACTTCAACGCGGCCGGTGCCGACCCGGACGGCGAGATCGGCGAAGACCACGATCCCGAAACCCACCTGATCCCGCTCGCGCTGCAGGCCGCGCTCGGCCAGCGGGAGGCATTGCAGGTTTTCGGCAGCGACTACCCGACGCCGGACGGCAGCTGCATCCGCGACTACATCCACGTGACCGACCTCGCGCAGGCGCATGTGCTGGCGCTGGACTACCTCACGCGAGGGGGCGCGACCACCGCGCTGAACCTCGGCACCGGCCACGGCCACTCGGTGCTCGAGGTCATTGCAGCCGCCGACGCGGTCACGGGCCGCGCCGTCCCGACCGTGCTCGCGCCGCGCCGCCCCGGCGATCCTCCCGTTCTCACCGCCGTCGCGGATCGGGCACGGCAGGTACTCGGCTGGCAGCCGCGCTACACCGACCTCGCCACGATCCTCCGCCACGCCTGGAACTGGCACCGGGACCAGCCGCATCGACCCGACCCGGGTTTTCCGTGA
- a CDS encoding RpnC/YadD family protein: MDGEERTDDYDSPWKDAITRYLPEFMAFYFPDADAEIDWNRSHRFLDQELAQVVRDAELGKRSVDRLVEVATHTSGTRWVYVHLEVQGQHDAGFAERLFVYNYRLFDRYRRPIATLAVLADERPHWKPERYGYELFGCRHYLEFPAVKLLDYQDRLEPLLADPNPFALVTAAHLLTRQTRHDPQGRYAAKWRLARLLYQRDWDRQRIIDLFAVIDWLLRLPQELEERLWGAVMELEKEKNMPYVTSVERIGLRRGLEQGRKEGLQEGSRIGRQEGEAIVLLRQIELKFGPPDAAVRKRVQSADAETLLRWSERILTAASLDELFA, encoded by the coding sequence ATGGATGGTGAAGAACGGACCGACGACTACGATTCGCCATGGAAGGACGCGATCACCCGCTACCTGCCGGAGTTCATGGCGTTCTACTTCCCGGACGCCGATGCCGAGATCGACTGGAACCGGTCGCATCGGTTTCTCGATCAGGAACTGGCGCAGGTGGTCCGGGATGCCGAACTGGGCAAGCGGAGCGTCGATCGCCTGGTGGAAGTGGCGACCCACACTTCCGGCACGCGCTGGGTCTACGTGCATCTCGAAGTGCAGGGCCAGCACGACGCGGGCTTTGCCGAGCGGCTGTTCGTGTACAACTACCGGCTGTTCGACCGCTACCGCCGGCCGATCGCCACTCTGGCCGTTCTCGCCGACGAGCGCCCGCACTGGAAACCCGAGCGTTACGGCTACGAACTCTTCGGCTGCCGGCACTATCTGGAATTTCCGGCGGTCAAACTGCTGGATTACCAAGACCGGCTGGAGCCGTTGCTGGCCGATCCGAACCCGTTTGCGCTGGTGACAGCGGCGCATCTGCTCACGCGGCAAACGCGGCACGACCCGCAGGGCCGGTATGCGGCGAAATGGCGGCTGGCGCGATTGCTCTACCAGCGGGACTGGGACCGGCAGCGGATCATCGACCTGTTCGCGGTGATCGACTGGTTGCTACGCTTGCCGCAAGAACTGGAAGAACGGCTTTGGGGAGCGGTGATGGAACTGGAGAAGGAGAAGAACATGCCATACGTGACATCGGTTGAGCGGATCGGGCTGCGCCGGGGCCTGGAACAGGGCCGCAAGGAAGGTCTGCAGGAAGGCAGCAGAATAGGCCGTCAGGAAGGCGAGGCAATCGTGCTTCTCCGCCAGATCGAACTCAAGTTTGGCCCGCCGGATGCCGCCGTGCGCAAGCGCGTGCAATCCGCCGACGCGGAGACGCTGCTGCGGTGGTCCGAACGCATCCTGACCGCCGCGAGTCTGGACGAACTCTTCGCCTGA
- a CDS encoding DUF433 domain-containing protein: protein MNDLLRRITVNPAQCGGRPCVRGMRIRVTDVLDLLAQGLSTEQVLAEMPDLEAEDIAAALQYAARKLKHPILAA, encoded by the coding sequence ATGAATGACCTTCTGAGGAGAATCACCGTGAACCCCGCACAGTGCGGCGGTCGCCCCTGTGTGCGCGGCATGCGCATTCGGGTCACCGATGTATTGGACCTGCTGGCGCAGGGCCTGAGCACCGAGCAGGTCCTCGCCGAAATGCCCGATCTCGAGGCAGAGGACATCGCGGCCGCATTGCAGTACGCCGCACGCAAGCTCAAACACCCGATCTTGGCCGCATGA
- a CDS encoding UDP-glucuronic acid decarboxylase family protein, whose product MDYALRKRVLVTGGAGFLGSHLCERLLERGDDVLCVDNLFTGTKDNIVHLLANPHFELIRHDVTFPLYVEVDEIYNLACPASPIHYQHDPVQTTKTSVHGAINMLGLAKRVKAKIFQASTSEVYGDPEVHPQTENYWGRVNPIGPRACYDEGKRCAETLFFDYHRQHRLCIKVARIFNTYGPRMHPNDGRVVSNFIVQALKNEPITLYGDGSQTRSFCYVSDMIDGFLCLMDGLDDLPGPVNLGNPVEFSVRQLAEQVIDLTGSRSRLEFRPLPQDDPSQRQPDIALARERLGWEPTVQLREGLRATIAYFDTMLSSSRG is encoded by the coding sequence ATGGATTACGCCCTGAGAAAACGCGTCCTCGTCACCGGCGGTGCCGGCTTCCTCGGCTCGCATCTCTGCGAGCGTCTGCTCGAGCGTGGCGACGACGTGCTCTGCGTCGACAACCTCTTCACCGGCACCAAGGACAACATCGTCCATCTGCTGGCGAACCCGCATTTCGAGCTGATCCGTCACGACGTGACGTTCCCGCTATACGTCGAAGTGGACGAGATCTACAATCTGGCCTGCCCGGCGAGCCCGATCCACTACCAGCACGACCCGGTGCAGACGACCAAGACCAGTGTGCACGGCGCGATCAACATGCTGGGACTCGCCAAACGCGTGAAGGCGAAAATCTTCCAGGCCTCGACCAGCGAGGTGTACGGCGACCCGGAGGTGCATCCGCAGACCGAGAACTACTGGGGCCGGGTGAACCCGATCGGCCCGCGCGCCTGCTACGACGAAGGCAAGCGCTGCGCAGAGACACTGTTCTTCGACTACCATCGCCAGCACCGGCTGTGCATCAAAGTCGCGCGCATCTTCAACACCTACGGCCCGCGCATGCATCCGAACGACGGCCGTGTGGTGTCGAACTTCATCGTCCAGGCGCTGAAGAACGAGCCGATCACGCTCTACGGCGACGGCAGCCAGACCCGCTCGTTCTGTTACGTCAGCGACATGATCGACGGTTTCCTGTGCCTGATGGATGGCCTGGACGACCTGCCCGGCCCGGTGAACTTGGGCAACCCGGTCGAATTCAGCGTCCGCCAGCTTGCCGAGCAGGTGATCGACCTCACCGGATCGCGTTCGCGCCTGGAATTTCGCCCGCTGCCCCAGGACGACCCAAGCCAGCGTCAGCCCGACATCGCCCTGGCGAGGGAGCGTCTTGGCTGGGAGCCAACCGTGCAGCTGCGCGAGGGGCTGCGGGCGACCATCGCCTACTTCGACACGATGCTCAGCAGCTCGCGCGGCTGA
- a CDS encoding RpnC/YadD family protein → MLYQRDWDRQRIIDLFAVMELEQEKNMPYVTSVERIGLRRGLEQGRKEGLQEGSRIGRQEGRQEGEAIVLLRLIELKFGPPDAAVRKRVESADAGTLLRWSERILTAASLDELFA, encoded by the coding sequence TTGCTCTACCAGCGGGACTGGGACCGGCAGCGGATCATCGACCTGTTCGCGGTGATGGAACTGGAGCAGGAGAAGAACATGCCATACGTGACATCGGTTGAGCGGATCGGGCTGCGCCGGGGCCTGGAACAGGGCCGAAAGGAAGGTCTGCAGGAAGGCAGCAGAATAGGCCGTCAGGAAGGCCGTCAGGAAGGCGAGGCAATCGTGCTTCTGCGCCTGATCGAACTCAAGTTTGGCCCGCCGGACGCCGCTGTCCGCAAGCGCGTGGAATCCGCCGATGCGGGGACGCTTCTGCGCTGGTCCGAGCGCATCCTGACCGCCGCGAGTCTGGACGAACTCTTCGCCTGA
- a CDS encoding type II toxin-antitoxin system Phd/YefM family antitoxin yields MTVRQNLGELINEVQYRHDRIVITKAGKPVAALIDMNLYERIRQMDDEFAAMADEFAQAFTAIPEPEGLAMLDEAVRAARGRAAE; encoded by the coding sequence ATGACTGTCCGGCAGAACCTTGGCGAATTGATCAACGAAGTGCAGTACCGGCACGACCGCATCGTGATCACCAAGGCGGGTAAGCCCGTAGCCGCCCTGATCGACATGAACCTCTACGAGCGCATCCGGCAGATGGACGACGAATTTGCCGCCATGGCAGACGAATTTGCGCAGGCCTTTACGGCGATTCCGGAGCCGGAGGGGCTCGCGATGCTGGACGAAGCGGTGCGCGCCGCCCGGGGGCGGGCGGCTGAGTGA
- a CDS encoding Uma2 family endonuclease codes for MGTIPAQHTAVSVDDYLAGELESEVRHEYVAGQVYATVGASDRHGLLVNALAFALTPAARKARCQLFTSDMKIHLEIGKQDVFYYPDLLVSCDPDDRATYYRERPCLIVEVLSDSTERLDRREKMLAYQTIASLQEYVLVAQDVRRVEVYRRTDDWVPSIHTESSVRLASLGTEVTVAAIYEDL; via the coding sequence ATGGGCACGATACCTGCACAGCACACGGCTGTAAGCGTCGATGACTACCTCGCAGGCGAACTCGAGAGCGAAGTGCGCCATGAGTACGTCGCGGGGCAGGTCTACGCGACGGTGGGTGCAAGCGATCGGCATGGGCTGCTAGTGAATGCGCTGGCATTCGCGCTGACCCCGGCGGCTCGCAAGGCCCGCTGCCAGCTGTTTACATCCGACATGAAAATCCACCTGGAGATTGGCAAGCAGGACGTTTTCTATTACCCCGACCTCCTGGTCTCTTGCGACCCCGATGACCGTGCGACCTACTATCGCGAACGCCCCTGTCTGATCGTGGAAGTCCTGTCGGACTCGACCGAGCGCCTGGATCGTCGCGAAAAAATGCTCGCGTACCAGACGATTGCGTCCCTTCAGGAGTACGTGCTCGTGGCCCAGGATGTCCGACGTGTCGAGGTCTACCGCCGGACCGATGACTGGGTGCCCAGCATTCACACCGAAAGCTCGGTGCGGTTGGCAAGCCTTGGCACCGAAGTGACCGTGGCGGCCATCTACGAGGATCTCTAG
- a CDS encoding type II toxin-antitoxin system RelE family toxin: MESVRPQGVKRIERDTVPRIFAAVDALASDPRPSGCRKLAGASMTYRLRVGRYRVVYTVEDECLVVQVIRVGHRGVVYQK; the protein is encoded by the coding sequence GTGGAAAGCGTCCGCCCTCAAGGAGTAAAACGCATTGAACGCGATACCGTCCCCCGGATTTTCGCGGCCGTGGACGCCCTCGCGAGCGACCCGAGGCCCAGTGGATGCCGAAAACTTGCAGGTGCTTCGATGACCTACCGGTTGCGCGTCGGGCGCTATCGGGTCGTGTACACGGTAGAAGATGAGTGCCTCGTGGTTCAGGTCATCCGCGTGGGCCACCGTGGAGTGGTGTATCAGAAATAG